tgaaaaattaaagttttttttaaaaaaaaggttaaaatcttttctttgaaaagttaaaatcttttaatatcaAAATTGTTTCTCTTCTCTTTGAAAAGTAGAAGttttttaactttcaaaattaaacctccttttttaaaagttaaagttttttaatttaaaaattatttttcttttctttaaaaacttCAAACTAAGCTTCCCCATCTTTTTAAAGTTAACTAAGCttctatcaaaatctttttaagaaaAAACTAAGTTAAGCTAACTAAACTCTCTCGaaagtatttttgatatatgtcaaagaggaagagaagctaaAGTTAAGAAAAAAGGGGGAGAGAAGCTAAAGTTAAGAAAAAAGGAGATACTTAAGGAGGAGCTAACAAACAAAATTAACTTGTTCTAGATTCTGCATGTCTTTAGACTCTGCATTTTTGTTCATACTTATTgctatatattttacttaactttgaattgtgttgccataataaaaaaaaaaaaggaaaattgttgGTGTGGGTAGCATCAGACtatcgaacctgtgttttaataatggcaaagggttcaaagttaagttattttgtgatctaacaagtgttgaatcaagtgtgtaggaaagtcctaagtgtatttaggtaaaagtcctagtgattctaggcaggtggaaaatcctaaggggtggtaacccgagattctagggggtggtaaccctacgtgaaaagtcttggcgggttgagtaCTTTGGGTGAAACCCTacagtcggggactctaggtgaaaatcctggtggtcgcgaaccaggtgaaagactggacgggtcggggatcgGACGTCCAACGAAAAAGTCCTGAAgactcggacgctgagcaaaagtccagtcggtctgaaggactggtctggcaataggtaaactctcctgagagaagtaggtgagaacgtattccccgaagagggaatagtaggcatcgactcaacctagagtttcagggaaactcaaagttagaactGGACTGTCTGGAGACTATCAAtcacttatttttatttatattttattgtcataactctattttacaaggtatgtttgatattttggactaacgtatcttgcagatAGCAAAAAGTGCTTAAaaggctcggatgaacagtgtccaaggcacctccggggctattggaggcgcctcgggtgctttaTGCGAAGTCTCCGCATAGTAAggtgcgaaggcgccttcaaggagcctgaaggcgcctttgatgctggatggaaggcgccttcgaacgGATGAAGTTCGCAGAAACGAAGCTTATCGGCATCGTGGATATAGGGATAAAAGTTcacgttggaggcaccttccatggacgTTGAAGGCGACTTCAACATACTATTAAGCCAGTCTCGAGCGGATGCACAAGATCACTTCATCTTTGTGAACATTCTACTATGCACTGCTCTGAAAGACGATCCTGTGAATCCGTGATAAGACTCCGACGATCGGAAGCCCAACTCTTTGAATTCcaaagttgtcggtataatttttacaGCATTCAAAGTATATGTTATTGTAATTGTCTTTATAATTGTGATTTACGAATTGATAATGAATTGATCAAAATAAACACTCAAGGAGTGtaagccttggaataggagtcgtcacagatTTCGAACAAAGTAAAAACAAACGGTGTTAGCGattgtttttttcttttattctgctGCGTTACTCTAATTTCTccataaaacataaaaaaaaaaaaaaaaaaaaaaaaaaccacgagcgctattcatcctccTCTAGTACTTTTAGATTCTATAGCAATCACATGTATTCTGTGCCATGGATCCCTTCTCACATCTACTACATCAGATACGATGAGTCAGACCATTAGTCACTGTTTTTGTGCGTTTTGATGATTACTATACTTTTCATCCAGCACCGCACTTCTCCTTTGTCCAGTGGATCTCTCTACTGATATAGGTTCTTAAGATGGTATTTTGAATGGGAGTTCTAGACATTGTCTTGATCCATAATATTTTGAACATGATCAAGAATAGAATCTTGACCAAATTCAATAATACTTGTAGGAATATCAACATATACAAAATCCTTAACCTTATCTTTTAATTCTTAAGATATAGCTAAGTTAGTTAACAGATATACGAAATTAAGTAAGGGTTGAATTTTGACAAAGACCAAGAAATTATCTTCCCATATATggttaattttgatttattgattTACATTTAATGGCTAGTTTTGATTTCTTAATTTACTCTCTTCCAATAATATAAGACAGTTATGGAGAATCATTAGAGTAATAGATTTCACCATTTACAAAATTAATCTTATCTTCTCCCACAGACTTAAcatcctaaaaaaaaaaaaaattgcttatttcttaatttaaaaatataaataattttagtttGAGTTCGGTTCAAAATAAAATTCAAGTTCAATTCAATTTATCTGAATCTTGATTTGATCCGAATCAAACTGTAGTGGaaaatgacttaactttgaattgggtccaagattttcaaattttgagtatattaaaattaaaattatgtaaaaataaataaagttcATTTTGAGTTCAATTCCAGTGCAGCTCatgaacaaataaaaaaaatattatgattcaaattttgttaaaaaaaattatccaacacagataaaattttaaataccaatcaaatatttttgaaactaGTTATATTTGTTTGCACTCGTAACAagtatataaatatttaatagtAGTTGGTTAcacttatatttttattttttattttttatttttgcctcTTAGCAATTTATTTGACTTTGAAATTACCTTTAAACCCATCAAACTGGAGCTTCTAAGTCGATGCGTCTTTCTTAGAATTCACTTTTAATCTATAGTAGTGTTTCCAGagacaagaagaaaacaagaccTTAACAACAATTGGACCCTTTACAGGAAATAAACAATAACCAAGAAATCTATAGCAACACAGAGCCGTACCCTCTTTGACTACACCCAAATGCAGGTGAAGGAGGGAATGaggagagaaggaaggaggatTAATGGTATATTCTAAGAagaagaaaacgaagaagaagaagaagaagaagaaaggaaaggaaaggaaaggaaagacaAAAAGGAACTTGTTGAATTCTTACGGGACATCTTCCTCTGTGTCCTTCGACAAATAAACAGAGGAATATACTCTCTTTTTTCTCTTTCCCTTGATCGGAGTAAACAGAACCTTCGATAGGTTAAACAGAGGCATTGGATGCACATGCAAAGGGCAGGCCAACGACCTCTGTGATGTGCTGATTCTTCGTCTCTGCAAGGCAGATAATGTAACTGAGAAAATatgaggaaaagaaaaacacaaaagTGAATTAGATATGCTCCTGCTTCATTCTTCCAGATTTCGAAGGCATTATTGAAGGCAGCGTTGGTGAATCCCTGCCTTGCCAACGCCTTAAAGAAGATGATGGCATGGGAATTGGACCTCATCAACGCTGCACTCAATGGTGCCTTTGATCCTGATGCTCATGGTTAACCTTTCTTCCCTGCTctgttcatatatatatatacagataaAGTGTTGGAGCTTTCCAGTCGGTCGTTGCCCAAATCTGTACTTCCCATAGTACATGGATACGACTTAACCATCCTCTGTACTGCAGCCATAGTCTAATCGTTTTGTTGAAATCGATGTACTACATAACTTATGGTCTCGTACCATTCGACAGCTCCTTGCCTCGTCAATGATGTACTGCAATAAAACATGGACAGCATCGATCATGTTTCAGAGTTTTTATCCGGCCTCAACCCGCCCGTTTACTTTGTCATTTACCAGAATAATTTGATGATGGTACAACTCCTTTCGCGCAGCATATAATTCACAATTCTCTTTGTGTATATGTATAGACGCACGGGTCGATTGGTAACGGGGCAGGTCAATCCTTAAagtaaaaaatgatttaaaaaatgaCTGGAGCGAATTGGCCCATTAAAAATTTATCATATAATAAAACAGGAAGAGCTAATCCGCCATGATCCCGTccgaaggctgagtcggacggaggctagtcgcggtggcctggttgctgacggaaagtcgtaggtgatccggctcccacgggtgACTGatgctgctgcaggaccctgcgcacactcagacaatcccccctctcacgttagagaccagaacccagggaaaaagtccccggatcaggccctccgacgctcaagtcaggtcctttttccccagaagaaaacagagagaaaatgttagacgctgggctttgttgTTGTCGTgtagtcctggacacctgtcgtgctgctattggttgtgaaagcatcttcttgtttaggaacctccgcctttacacatgggttttgtcttgtagtgaaggACACCTGTCAGGCCgctattggtcatgagagcatcttCTCCTTTAGAAACCTCCACCTTCGCATATCtcactggtatgtaatgattatgaCGGACAATTGTGATGCTTCAACTCCTGCAcagcttggctcatcctatttattGCGGTCGGCATCTACCTCACACCCCTCGACCAGATCTCGCCTCCAAGCGTTACTTGTTAGTTGGGCTAACCCTGAACAGCCATGTCGATCACGGTCTGTATTCTCCTATGagttgtgacttgcacttccggctcttcgagtcgcagacctgcagaccgagccgtcTCTACACAGCCCTGCTACTTCCGACCTTTGATTGTTTCCTGTCCCTCGACCATAGGCCTGCAGCTCGAGCTGCCTCTgcccagctctgccgatcccgacctgtatcccATGTTCCTCCTGCCGACTTCTTTTGTTTTCCCACGGCCTCGCCTACTTGAACAGcaagtctgcctgacctctgCCTATTCCATAGGCTAGCTttttgactgcctagtcagcttgactattgaccgccacgtcctcttgacttttgaccgctatatgacCTTGACCtttctcaccctttcctcttgggcccctccactgCCAACCGTATCACGCCAGATTAGAAAATCTATAATCTAATACGGATTAGCAAAAAGGGGTTATATGTCTGTCCAGGGTTGAAGGATGTTGAGCTTTGGGAGTCAGAAATTCAATTGGACGATGCAGGGGAGCAGGGCTCAATGATTCTGTGAGCCGATCAAGAGGATACAGAAGAGTAGAGCCACGTGAgtcaaaaattcaattaaaaattgagTGAGTAGATGTAGGGGAGCACCATCTCGTGATCTTGTAAGTTGATCGGGAGGATAAAGGGGAGTAGAGCCCCTTAAATTGGAGATTCGATTAGATTATGGTATTTAATGTCCCGATTAACTATTCGCATGGGTTAATCTACATTAAATTTTGACTGTCATGTTAATCGAACCtacgttttatatatatatgagtaGTAGCTATTGGCACGGATTAACCTACATTAAATTTTGACTGTCATGTTAATCGAACTTATGTGGGAGCCacctatatatatatgattaaaattttaaatttagattacgGATTAAATGAATCAACCACCAACTCTTTgatttttgtattttaattttatattttgaagaaaaaaattattctcaACTCACGagccaactcaaattcatcatagACGCTGCGTATCTTAacctatttaaattatttaatgaaATGGACAGACTCGACctaaattaaaatccaaattaaCAGCTGCGTATTTAAAGGCAATCCAAAAGAATAGTATCTTTCTAATGAAATAatgagaataattttttaaaaaaataattcagaTGTCGTGCCAACTCTGTTTCCTCTGGATTTACCGGCTAGATAAACCCAAAAGATAATTTATGCATAATTAAAAGCTGACCTTATTAAAGGTAAATAATTTTTGTCTTGATTTACTGCTAGATAAATCCAAAGGATAATTTAAACATACTTAAAAGCCGACCTTTATAATCATCCTACTAAAATGCAAGTTCCAGGCACCCCAGGATAAtgagaatattttaatatatgttATGTGTATCAGTATGGTCAACAATATTGACCATCTATGCTTTCCTTATTCTCCTTTGTTTTTAATTCGTTGATTGCCTGCCTCCTTATGTCATTATTGTTATATTCTTActgtaattattattattattatatttcttcCTAGATTATGATAGCAAAAGTTAAAATTTATCACCTCAGTCATCTCATACAATGAGTCTCATGATCATTTATgagaaaataaatctaaaaattaaaattggtcagtataaaggattttttttttctttgactttGTGAAATTTGAACTTTTATCTTATGTTACACTATTTCGTATTAGCCAACTCAACCTTCACCAAAGatcatatttcttaatatattaaaaaaatgataaacctagCTAGTCTTGGGGTGACCGGCCCTATTCCACGGAATATTTTCATctgccaccagggtaaatcgggaagcgctcgtgGTGGGTGGCCAAGAAACTCAACATCATTTGATTGCATgccctcatttggaggaaaatttcCAACAAATTTATTATAGTTAGGGATCGAACTACGAGTGTCTGGATGATAAATTGGATGTCTTACCGCTACATCATAGCCCCGAGGCATATTTCTTCCTATATTATGTGACAAAAGGTGCAGCTagcacccccgccaacccgttCCTAGATCATcacagaggagataaatcacaaATAACTATTAATCATTAGTTCATGTAGCCAAGGCATGGGGAAGACATACTCTATGTCTCAACTACCGCACCGCACTCACTGAGctatattaacaaaaaaaatgataatctcagttagtCTTATTAACTATCCCTGATGACCGACCCAATCCTATAAAAAATTTTCACCGACTACTAGGGTAAATCGAAAAATACGCATGATGGATAATCCAAATGTCCAACATCTTTTTAATTTCATACtccatttgaaataaaaaatcttataaatatatcataactgAAAATCGAATCATGGATGCATGGAAGATGCTCTTGAAAAAACAAAATCTAGGATTAAAAGGATTTGATAATATTTAGTATCTATATCTTATATTTCTCTAACTgtttatatattataattctCAATGAATAAGatggaaaatattttaaaaaaactctcaTTTATTTTGTCATTTTATTTGTCAATGTGTATGGTCTAACTGAACAAAACTATCAAGATTATTTCTAAGACAACAATAAATCAAGTATACATAAGCTATTCGGATATTAAATTCTCCATAATGCCGCATTGCAatgataaaatcctttttttttaaagatccttgagacttaataaaatcctttttttcTAAACTTAAAATCCCTTCTTTGTTTAGACACAATCGGCATCTATGCAACTAGTTGTGCATTTTCATCAATCACCAGCCTTTGCCTATGAGCCATAGCCAATCCAGTGAAACCCCTAATGTTACACCGGCTATAAGAAAGAGTACAAGTAGATTCCCCAAGGCATTTTGCTCTGGTCCCTGCACAATCACAATCAATCagtgtattttttaaaatgtgcTATAGAAGTTATAAAGATACACAGAAGATATCAGATTCACTAACCTTATATCCTTTGGGTGCTTCAGTGGCAACACAAACAGTAAGATAACCATTGGTTAGTCCCAAGAGCGATGTTAACATAATCATCCAACCTTGATCGCCATACTTCGCCGTGAAGTAAAATGCCGGAATGAACAAGAAACGCGAAAGTATTGCAGACATAAGTCCTATTCTCGAGGTTAATTTGATGGATTCAATAAGAGGAACGTATCTCCCAGCAAGGTCACAAACGTTGAACATTGCAATCAAAACCAGCGCATACCtgaataaaaaatacaaaaaaaaatgaataacgtTTACTATAATTTCTACTCGGCAAAGACACAATTCTGCAGGCTGAAGTACGAAGTAATTCTTAGTTATACAGTGGCAAGGTTTGAAGAATGTAGGCATGGTGTAGATGTTCAAAAATATAGGTAAAATCCATACCATGAACCCAGGCTGTGGGATCCGGTATCCTCAGACAAGAACCCTGGGAAAATTGATAATGTCAAGACATATATCAGGACCATATCAATTTCATAGTCCAAGTTACGGACTAAGAGTTGTTTAGTGCTCAATCTCTCTAGAATTTCTGGATCCTTTGCTGCCTGCGATATTCATTACTTAATTATGAAAACCAGGCAAACACGATGGAATCGCTCGAAACTTAAAACCCGTTTGTAAGAAAATGACCCCTTGATCATTAGATGTTTGGACTCCAGCGACAGCAAGATCAGCGGCAACAGTAAGTGATCCTTCTGTAGCTGCTTTTGAATGGAAATACTTGACAATCGACAATTTAGGGAAGACGAATGCATAGAGCAGAACGCACAGTAGCTCAAAAATTGTTGAAATCGCAAAGAACATTACTGGAAAACGATTGTGTATTAGTGACTGATGCTGCATGCACAAAAAATGTTATCCTGATCATTTGCAGTTCACTTACTAGCACCCTTGCGGAGACCGTTCTGCGAGTTCTCAAAAGCAGCCTTTGTGATTAGCCTCAACGCAGAAGTTAAAGCTCCAGAGGCTGCTATCCCAGCCAAGAATGACTGTAATTTTGAATGAAGAGTTTGATAGCTCATTGGAATGCAACAATGTTTCTTTGGACTTCAAtgggaaaaaaaattatgtttcaaAAAAAGAAAATGTTTTTAAGTTAATCTTAATTACCTGAAGGAATTCTGGGGACATCATGGACAAGTCACCCACAATTCCCCCCTCAACCAAAGCATCAGAGAGACCAAACGCTGCACTGATAACGCATATACCAATATAAACTCCGATCCCTCCTTTTCCAGATGTAGCAACGTCCAACTGTATGGAACCTTTCAGTGCTGAAAATTACAATCTAAACTGAAATTTTAGGAGAAATTGGCATAGAATAATAGGAGCTTACCACGATAAGGCAAAGCGAGCATAGGAAAAACAAGATATAACCAGTTAAGTTGCGCAGCCTAGTGTTAACTTTTGCTTCATGGTATGTAAGTATGGCAGTTGTTATAAGTGCAAATGGTTGATACACAATTGTGAGAACTCTTGTAGGGTGATACTTCTGAAATATGAAGAAACAACATCAATAAGGAACTAAAGTAGGTACATAAGAAATATAGCAATATCAAATTCATTATGATCAAGCTAAAAACCAAGAATAGGTTGTCAAGTTTTGTTCGATGCTGAAAATTCTAAGAGGTAACCTATGAAATTTACTAGAATACAAAAGTCAACTGATTATGTTTTTCATTAGTTCTCTCCCAAGTTATGTAACTTTGTTGAAATTCAATAAAAAATTACTGTCAAGTCGCCATAAACTAATTTGtccaaaaagaaaacaaagtatTCTCAAGGATCCATGAGGAAGAAGCCAAACTTAACCATACATCCTCCCAAGTCCCAAGACTCTACAGGTCAATAATACACAAAAGTTTTAACCATGCCAGTGGAAAGACAATACTTTCCTCCATGCCATTTTTCTACTTTTTCATTGTCTTTTCAAAGCCTAAAAGGAGAAGTGAATAGGCAGAAACATAGGAACAGAATTTCAACTACAGATGCAGTGAAATTGGCGGCTATAAACTCACAGAGGCATGAATTTCTTTTCCTTCATCCGCCCATTGGAGTAAAAGGGCATTAGGGTGCCTTGACAGGATACAAGCTACcagttattcttttttttttactagTGTTGATTTCAGCAAACGGTGCTAGAGCAATCTCTTTTTCAGTAACAACAAGAACAACCAATTATACCTCTGATATATGCGGAGtcctggggaaggatccattgtacgcagtcttaccctgctttttgcaaaaggttgtttccatgattcaaacccgtgaccttttggtcacaaagaaATAATTTTACCGTTGCACCAAGACTATTTCACTGGTAGCATCAAGAAAATGTTAAAAGTTTGGTAGATAACCATCACACATAATCTTAAGATCTAGTTGTTTCTATCATTGCTCTTAGCAGCCAAAAACCTTATGGATCTATTATATGTCAAAGTAGGTGTTCGTGGCTCACCATCAAAAATGTTTTTATTGTTGGATTTGAGACGAAGAGAGGGAAATTATTCTTTCaagaaaattgttttaacaaTTTATGTATCACaattatatataattaagaaaattttagttgCCATCAACGATAGTCAAAAGAAATCATCTATACGAATCAAAATGCAATGTTACACGTACCGGAAAGAGGAAAACATAGTAATCTTGAATTGTTAGCATACTGTTCCAGCAAAAAAGAGTTCCATTTCCTAAAAGCCAGCATATGACCAACGCAAGATATTTTCCCTAATTCAAAACAAAGAATCACATATATTTGTGAAAATAAAtttacataaaaaaaaactaaattgctTTTTATTTTGAAAAGTAGGAAGAAAATGGTATATGACAACAAAAGAACACAGAGAAGAAGAGTGAAAACTAAACCAACCTTTTCCTTCGTCACTTCTAAGTTTTCATTCTGATTAGCCATTGCTATTTCCTGAGATCCCTAAGCTAAATACTAGAAAAGCAAATTAATTGACAATGCATAAAACATAGTTATAAAAAATCGAATAGTCTAAGTGTTTACAGAAAAAGAAAGAGGTAgttgaaaagaaatttaaaaatggAAGCAAAGACTCTATGAGAAACAAAGGActcaaaagtatatatatatacttaccataattatatataaatacattttcaaaaataCAAAAGAGACATTTCGATAAATTTATATCTAGCAATCAATTTATTTAGGCAACTGAGTAGAAAATTCCCTGgaaaataatattgaaagaaaactaaaaaaaatcttttaataagTTATTTTCCCTAAATAACATcctctaaaaattttattttcaagacAATTAATTGACTTCTATTattcttaaattattttattttattattaggaGGGTCCATGGGCCTTAGCATAATCTACCATAACTCTATCATAATTATCATAAATAAACTTCTATTGAAAATAAGAAAAACCTTATTTTGGTCATAACATAAGTCAACCAAATAGATAAGGAGACTCTTTAATAAATAGGTGCAAGGTAATTTGCCAAGACAagaaaaaattgaatgaaaaacAAGAATTTGGGCTTTCTTTGCTGCCTGGATCACATATTCACTTTTAGGAAAGAACATGTATAGAGCTCAAGGGCCTTTACTTGGGGGAGTTGGGAGGACGGAAACAAAAACTATGGAATTACTTTATAAAAAAAGGTGAATTATTTTCCATTCTACTGTTTACCTAATGGACAGGTGGATATTTAcaaatcgatccacagatcattttttaaaattttttggtcTGCCCAAATCAGGCAAAAAGCAATTTCATTCCTTCCAACTCCCAACCGTGTAGCCGAATTTCCTCACGCGACCGCGGTGGAGGCTCCGCATGAGATCACCTCGCGCGGTCACAGCACCTTGTGCGGggttatatattttttcttcctaatttttttccattttattttctttcctttccctagatttttttttttcatttctcttTCCTTCCCTTGCCTTTCcctagagatttttttttccacGTTGAATTCCTTAACCTTTCCTTCTCCGTTCCATCGTTCGGAGTAAATAGAGGGTTAATGTTCTCAAACAAAGGTTGTAAGACCAACAATTTGCATTACGCATGATTGGGTGAAGGGTGCATGCATCATTTTATCACAAATTTTAGAATGATTCTGCATGAATTTTGAATCAACATTTATTAAAAATCAAATGAAGGGAAGGCACTCAGTATAACTAAATGAAACCACTTatattcttcttcttgttctttgtTTTTTGTCAAAAATATTGCATCTGCTATAACTAAACAAAGTTACCTACTATAAACAAACAAGAGCGGTTACattctaattaatttctttttTGCCAAAAGGAAACGAGGTAATAGAATTAGATCCAAAGGACTTTTCACTAATGTgcaattttgaatatgtttaacAGTATTATTTGAAGAGTTAACAAGGAGTGATACTTCACCCAATTCGAATCTTCAAGGAGATGCTACAAGTTGTTGACTGAAATTCGGaagaaaaaaaatgcagaaataaacAGTGGGAATTGATTCATTTAGAcaaagaaaaaaatttttaagCCCGTAAGTAAAATTTGGTGAAATCTTATGAACACGAACAGAAATACAGAACCCTAATCAACAGTCGCAAAATTGAACAGAAGCAAGTAATCAAAGAAGAAAATAGGGACAAAAAATCTTTTTTTTGGAGCAAAAACAGGATGGAGGAAGAAACTAGTACTCACCGAGCACAGCCCTTCAAAGGAGCGAAGTGATGCCCTCCAAAACCAAGAATGATGGGTACGCTAGCTATAAGAACAAAATGCTAATGGAATGCATCAAAGAATTCCTGCAAATATGGAAAATAGAAGAAGAAATAATAATGCTTTGGATGGAAGATTTGGACTGGGGAGTCCATCTAGTTCAAAGCTCCACTTGAGATTA
The genomic region above belongs to Zingiber officinale cultivar Zhangliang chromosome 11A, Zo_v1.1, whole genome shotgun sequence and contains:
- the LOC122030939 gene encoding equilibrative nucleotide transporter 3-like — translated: MANQNENLEVTKEKGKYLALVICWLLGNGTLFCWNSMLTIQDYYVFLFPKYHPTRVLTIVYQPFALITTAILTYHEAKVNTRLRNLTGYILFFLCSLCLIVLDVATSGKGGIGVYIGICVISAAFGLSDALVEGGIVGDLSMMSPEFLQSFLAGIAASGALTSALRLITKAAFENSQNGLRKGAIMFFAISTIFELLCVLLYAFVFPKLSIVKYFHSKAATEGSLTVAADLAVAGVQTSNDQGAAKDPEILERLSTKQLLVRNLDYEIDMVLIYVLTLSIFPGFLSEDTGSHSLGSWYALVLIAMFNVCDLAGRYVPLIESIKLTSRIGLMSAILSRFLFIPAFYFTAKYGDQGWMIMLTSLLGLTNGYLTVCVATEAPKGYKGPEQNALGNLLVLFLIAGVTLGVSLDWLWLIGKGW